One Pichia kudriavzevii chromosome 3, complete sequence genomic window carries:
- a CDS encoding uncharacterized protein (PKUD0C04980; similar to Saccharomyces cerevisiae YHR079C (IRE1); ancestral locus Anc_5.368) — MFCRLWAVLFWILGVPLILDGVGPSLICSSHPTENEHPNINKPNKELIVPHGEPLQKTAYSEMSSIIGRGISASRIDEFEVTNLILASDIEGNLNAINRKTGELLWSLVGGQPLVQIESDIDKNFRYTHTTPVSSPSKGATQEPEDTYNRYNNPKMNSENTASQKKGNTYYNDANRINNSRNSRQKYGNEITWIVEPYGEGTVFQFTGRNGLEKLPLSIKQFVMNSPFSLDGFVYTGRRISGMIKINSRTGAIVETFGLDSIGICSTRDEATLNSFSTVDFPEDSDEFLYENFGDESRYYGSHEFNSGDNKNGPFITLGKTVYDLTVHSKNNTSWNITYVHWGPNNLHTPLAEQNTHSLDDIYIQPFHDSSLLALDAEAKSVKWVSNLPFVTVNIFDVLLPDHEKSEYIILPHPIDSKKSTVPSRENGATYLDRTKEGSWYALSEEHFPSLVRSAPLAKYISNERWRLPAIFANDDLLEISIAGVHDDSLKRADESLEIDAANIVATYPSATGNTQVPVKYSRYISGGDRSLDVKGLLDGSISYNENELEPNYLARNPTSTFKNSTFSQLIFRALENVFVALVCLAIFYVLNRFGLFNNLIAKTDNFDHHSAVEPLTGEKDSNRISDNETFVDTDAYQANADLTIEAVTSANKIPAVETFEGGFSAKADEMPDTAGLDKTYDTELAEITKKKRKRGTRGGRRNRRKDDEVIVSQIITSSIQEGEEDEAQQDGKACVQTRNTRISNNLVVTDEVLGFGSHGTIVFKGIFENRPVAVKRMLIDFYDVASHEINLLQESDDHSNVVRYFCSQEYNKFLYIALELCSASLEDVVERKKNIYCSVDKQNILYQIANGVYHLHSLKIVHRDIKPQNILVAISKKAIKGPENKDITKTEYRFLISDFGLCKKLENDQSSFKGTTANAAGTSGWRAPELLLDSSPAYRDQSLKHKIRLTRSVDIFSTGCVFFYVLTSGYHPFGDRYIREGNIIKNEYDLSKLDNIRDSYVAKDLISRMIQKNPRARPNIVYVLKHPYFWSIDKKLDFLLKVSDRFEVERREPPSELLLKLESIAPKVLGPGGWFNKFDSEFIDNLGKYRKYDGHKLMDLLRAIRNKYHHYQDLPESLAAQMGPLPDGFYWYFAAKFPQMLMTVYSLMNEILRDDELLAQFFI; from the coding sequence ATGTTCTGTCGACTCTGGGCTGTGCTGTTTTGGATTCTAGGTGTTCCACTGATTTTGGATGGAGTTGGGCCAAGTTTGATTTGTAGCTCACATCCAACAGAAAATGAACATCCTAATATAAATAAGCCTAACAAGGAACTGATAGTTCCACATGGAGAACCCCTGCAAAAGACTGCATATTCTGAGATGAGCAGTATCATTGGGAGAGGGATTTCAGCCTCACGTAtagatgaatttgaagtGACAAACCTAATATTAGCATCAGATATTGAAGGTAACCTAAATGCAATTAACCGGAAAACGGGTGAGTTACTTTGGTCTCTAGTGGGGGGTCAACCTTTGGTACAAATTGAATCTGATATAGATAAAAATTTTCGATATACCCATACAACCCCAGTTTCCTCACCTTCAAAGGGTGCCACGCAAGAGCCTGAAGATACCTATAACAGGTACAACAATCCCAAAATGAACTCAGAGAATACTGCATCTCAGAAGAAAGGAAATACGTACTACAATGATGCTAATCGGATCAATAACAGTAGAAACAGCAGGCAGAAATATGGAAATGAAATTACATGGATTGTAGAACCGTATGGAGAAGGTActgtttttcaattcacTGGCCGTAATGGccttgaaaaattaccaCTCTCCATTAAGCAGTTTGTTATGAACTCGCCTTTTTCATTAGATGGCTTTGTCTACACTGGAAGAAGAATCTCAGGCATGATTAAGATAAATTCTAGAACTGGTGCAATCGTAGAAACTTTTGGACTGGATAGTATCGGCATATGCTCAACAAGGGATGAAGCAACATTGAACAGTTTCTCAACGGTAGATTTTCCAGAGGACAGTGATGAATTTCTCTACGAAAACTTTGGAGATGAGTCAAGATATTATGGCTCACATGAATTCAACTCGGGTGATAACAAAAACGGGCCTTTTATAACGTTAGGGAAAACAGTATATGATCTCACCGTTCAttctaaaaataatacTTCGTGGAATATTACCTATGTACATTGGGGTCCGAATAATTTACACACTCCGTTAGCGGAGCAAAACACACATTCGTTGGACGATATATACATTCAACCTTTTCATGATAGTTCTTTGTTGGCACTAGACGCAGAAGCAAAATCAGTGAAGTGGGTCTCCAACTTGCCATTTGTAACTGTTAATATTTTTGACGTATTGCTTCCGGACCATGAAAAAAGTGAGTATATTATATTACCCCATCCGATAGATAGCAAGAAATCAACAGTACCAAGCAGGGAAAACGGTGCTACATACCTTGACCGTACCAAGGAAGGCTCGTGGTATGCATTGAGTGAGGAGCATTTTCCTTCACTCGTTAGGTCTGCTCCGCTAGCAAAATACATATCAAACGAACGGTGGCGATTGCCTGCGATATTTGCGAATGATGATCTCCTTGAAATCTCAATAGCTGGTGTCCATGATGATTCATTAAAAAGAGCTGACGAGTCTTTAGAAATTGATGCAGCAAACATCGTTGCCACATATCCGTCGGCCACAGGTAATACACAGGTTCCGGTGAAATATAGTAGATACATATCTGGGGGCGATAGAAGTTTAGATGTGAAGGGATTGCTTGACGGGAGTATATCatataatgaaaatgagttAGAACCAAACTATTTAGCCAGAAACCCAACTTCGACATTTAAAAATTCAACGTTCAGTCAGTTGATTTTCCGGGCGCTTGAGAATGTTTTCGTGGCATTGGTTTGTTTGGCGATATTCTATGTTCTAAACCGATTTGGGTTGTTCAATAATCTGATTGCAAAAACAGATAATTTTGACCACCATAGTGCAGTCGAACCTTTGACCGGCGAGAAAGATAGTAACCGGATAAGTGATAACGAAACATTTGTTGATACTGATGCTTATCAAGCTAATGCGGATCTTACAATAGAAGCAGTGACATCTGCAAACAAAATACCCGCAGTAGAGACTTTTGAAGGAGGTTTCTCTGCTAAAGCTGATGAAATGCCAGACACTGCAGGTTTAGATAAAACTTACGATACTGAGCTGGCGGaaataaccaaaaaaaagagaaaaagaggaaCCAGAGGAGGGAGAAGAAATCGTAGGAAAGATGATGAGGTAATTGTTTCACAAATTATCACTTCTTCAATACAAGAgggagaagaagatgaagcaCAACAAGATGGCAAAGCATGCGTTCAAACTAGAAATACTAGAATAAGTAACAATTTAGTAGTCACGGATGAAGTTCTTGGCTTTGGTTCTCATGGAACTATTGTTTTTAAAggtatttttgaaaatagacCCGTTGCTGTCAAAAGAATGcttattgatttttatgATGTTGCGTCTCACGAGATTAATTTGTTACAAGAGAGTGATGACCATTCAAATGTTGTTAGATATTTCTGTTCACAAGAATATAATAAATTCTTATATATTGCATTAGAACTTTGTTCAGCTTCACTGGAAGATGTTGtcgaaagaaaaaagaatataTATTGCAGCGttgacaaacaaaacataCTATATCAAATAGCCAATGGTGTTTATCATTTACATAGCTTGAAGATAGTTCATAGAGATATCAAGCCTCAGAATATCTTGGTTGCTATCTCGAAGAAAGCAATCAAGGGacctgaaaataaagatataACCAAAACCGAATATAGGTTCTTAATTTCAGATTTCGGCCTATGTaaaaagttggaaaatgATCAATCATCTTTCAAAGGCACTACAGCGAATGCGGCAGGTACATCTGGATGGAGGGCACCCGAATTATTGTTAGACTCCTCTCCCGCTTATAGAGATCAATCTTTGAAACACAAGATTCGACTTACTAGATCAgttgatattttctctACGGGgtgtgttttcttttatgtTTTAACGTCGGGGTATCATCCGTTCGGTGATAGATATATTCGTGAGGGTAATATCataaaaaatgaatatgATCTTTCGAAACTTGATAATATACGAGATTCATATGTTGCCAAGGacttgatttcaagaatgattcaaaaaaatcccAGGGCTAGGCCTAATATTGTTTATGTGCTAAAGCATCCATACTTCTGGAGCATTGATAAGAAACTTGATTTCCTGCTTAAGGTGTCTGACAGATTTGAAGTGGAAAGAAGAGAACCGCCCTCTGaattattattgaaacTCGAATCTATTGCACCAAAAGTACTGGGGCCTGGTGGTTGGTTTAACAAGTTTGATTCCGAGTTTATAGATAATCTTGGAAAATACCGGAAATATGATGGACATAAACTAATGGATTTGTTACGTGCCATACGTAATAAATATCATCACTACCAGGATCTCCCTGAGAGTTTAGCTGCCCAAATGGGGCCATTACCCGATGGGTTTTACTGGTATTTTGCAGCAAAGTTCCCTCAGATGTTGATGACAGTCTACTCGCTTATGAACGAGATTCTGCGAGACGACGAGTTGCTGGCACAATTCTTTATATAA
- a CDS encoding uncharacterized protein (PKUD0C05010; similar to Saccharomyces cerevisiae YMR270C (RRN9); ancestral locus Anc_8.825), with protein sequence MFFKSEFSDEEVTDHKRYVNRQSRRTRRNAKNIQPKKEPVVYIISDSDTSERSLGSSTAESGESSESSESSESSEKSEENEESEESEESEKSEDGQEEHDDNNESIDIRKDGDSSFEDSSSDETNDDIDIVQYKSLVNDVIGYFQSKEQPEIHDVFSLCSELPKEIQKYTNLLLDFNIEFTKDLPLHLYSVYLLSTRNRNVPPPGFSNWPLQTQDLITPRNAIKTTDFQSLGQQARAFRVKMNWTRYTKINFSENNLLHKPKLRMLEFWHPEINATDELNECMDAIFEKRINKQIEQYSEENRYDKHGLPSRYRYQRHTPEDIRMDPILRNNIKTKLDNIIDRMVESYQTGLLTNESLGRKLAAKVYKPPEYGLNWLNVLTNIDQKDKKARMHLLMLFNLKLEKDILSGPINTYSSSFEPFANAQIYKDKVLKGIAIKRKRAAVPYSTNLKNMNRVTKKQKSHIRYNLDDFLNLSLPSKEQKQR encoded by the coding sequence atgtttttcaaaagtgagttctctgatgaagaagtgACTGATCATAAGAGGTATGTAAATAGACAAAGTAGAAGAACACGTCGAAATGCAAAAAACATTCAACCAAAAAAGGAGCCAGTGGTATATATCATTTCAGACTCAGATACTTCTGAAAGATCTCTGGGAAGCTCTACAGCTGAATCGGGTGAGTCTAGTGAATCGAGTGAATCGAGTGAATCGAGTGaaaaaagtgaagaaaatgaagaaagtgaagaaagtgaagaaaGTGAGAAAAGTGAAGACGGACAAGAAGAGCATGACGACAACAACGAGAGTATAGACATAAGAAAGGATGGGGACTCTTCTTTTGAGGACAGCTCAAGCGATGAAAccaatgatgatattgatataGTACAATACAAAAGCTTGGTTAACGATGTGATTGGATATTTCCAAAGCAAGGAACAGCCTGAGATTCATGATGTCTTCAGTCTATGTTCCGAATTACCgaaagaaatccaaaaatatacaaatttattgttggattttaATATAGAATTCACTAAAGACTTGCCCTTACATTTATACTCTGTCTACTTGCTCTCTACTAGGAACAGAAATGTACCACCGCCTGGCTTTTCAAATTGGCCATTGCAGACGCAAGACTTAATAACACCTAGAAATGCAATTAAAACTACTGATTTTCAATCGCTAGGACAACAAGCAAGAGCCTTTAGAGTAAAAATGAATTGGACAAGGTACACTAAAATTAACTTCAGTGAAAACAACTTGCTTCATAAACCCAAGCTAAGAATGCTTGAATTTTGGCACCCTGAAATCAATGCAACAGATGAGTTAAACGAGTGTATGGACGctatttttgaaaagaggataaataaacaaataGAGCAATACTCGGAAGAAAACCGATACGATAAACATGGTCTTCCGAGTCGATACAGATATCAACGACATACCCCGGAGGACATTCGAATGGATCCAATACTAAGGAACAACATTAAGACAAAGTTGGATAATATTATTGACAGAATGGTTGAATCATATCAAACAGGGCTATTAACTAACGAGTCATTGGGAAGAAAACTTGCGGCTAAGGTTTATAAACCTCCGGAGTACGGTTTAAATTGGTTAAATGTACTCACAAATATCGATCAAAAGGATAAAAAAGCACGGATGCATCTGTTGATGCTTTTTAATTTGAAACTTGAGAAAGATATTTTGAGTGGTCCCATCAATACATACAGTTCCTCCTTTGAACCATTTGCTAATGCCCAAATTTACAAGGACAAGGTGCTTAAAGGCATAGCTATAAAGCGGAAAAGAGCTGCCGTACCCTATAGTactaatttgaaaaacatgaatCGggtaacaaaaaaacaaaagtcaCACATCCGTTACAACCTAGACGATTTCTTAAATCTGAGCTTACCTTCAAAAGAACAGAAACAAAGGTAA
- a CDS encoding uncharacterized protein (PKUD0C05000; similar to Saccharomyces cerevisiae YML104C (MDM1); ancestral locus Anc_8.824): MVYLALLNMRMVDLCVTILVALIYSRMILQLFYGFIGLIFGILTLIVISNYIPLEQFDEIEFSRKRVHKTAFSKRKNWSSKLNQLKEDATIASDDQQIYPENFVINDTLNNLITLIIRDFVDLWYKRVSGDKLFQSSLFHELSYVTKQLKERLVEVDFSDLTIHTLIPLLNDHIEKIMVAHEVTRVSKIEGKILQKIKTTADDYVLASHYNRGKLHQGIKLRSDDPEKDLKKYLNRLASKMLPHLLEEEEVNSAPIRILVGEILSSFVLLPVCMMLSEPEFYNELLVSVLNRQMKDRIDVKRFRNVLRKHSTTFDTGRQINHPFLEIMPYHLSLSTSKTEFELLHNIVEKTNDRDTLLKFKYFMILQHEKILEPVKEASSDPKLQQKYIKRFDMLIGMINNKLSKIMQEQLPKVASEGNLSEFNQQITGLPTIQKEFEFHEILLSSTKLDFFKEFMKSRGDRYLILQFWVEANDLRNPLEYVNYSYDAPENIESQPVSNKIKPNEEDNAEDNYETNTLFFDKQLSQAEDIERIYNEYFSFSVMKIPPQVHLVVERFVKSEFADVLLYHRARKNIFKLQEFEYFRMMKSDFVAFKTSPMWTKMIIEEAVNRNKTTISKIEAISLHDFVSNDKLASLIESGSVDDENYGDPLEKYSEREGNGNYVDVNVSGKVSNKVIKAVEDALNEITTASAFKSQLDYVNNEKKNSRLVSDDVAKDLFGSDDRDNDLFGSNSLPPLNDTEDDLVPSIDDAASTASESTDQMESSDLQEVPDDLNLSEQIAKLNVEVERLEQQKSIINTLLQKAEIINNVPELKILKKSFISLEKELKLKVMQKEQYVVQEGKNSLYQKSAVDILNVISTKDKNGKSFTMYVIKVVKFTDSDLSRIAASWMVTRRYSQFYFLHNYLKKTYPEVSDIEFPKKRLVVKFMQNPLIEERQMKLRAYLQELIKNKNVCTDSVFRNFLSSEIFSASHSTNTSTIRPPKSDTSGTKLYNVVSTQALYPLLSLINQKGIIDYQLSGFEKNLFFSDTHEIGVDQEVKTKDISFFKPIGDLIVTIFHLNNSTSWLRGKALVLLFQQVFGSTVEKVVRSNIDGKLKQEETVSDLLTTLQDKLWPNGTFRERSKPRSSIDKERHKQQVRYLLHAFLRDTSAKIFGQTAAKEAAETIFLSFQNELLNRHLILSILDEIMLKIFPELTSTD, encoded by the coding sequence atggTTTATCTGGCCTTACTGAATATGCGTATGGTTGACCTATGCGTGACGATATTGGTTGCTCTTATTTATTCCCGAATGATCCTCCAGCTATTCTATGGGTTCATAGGATTGATATTTGGCATTTTAACACTAATCGTTATTTCCAACTACATACCTTTGGAACagtttgatgaaattgagtTTAGCCGGAAGAGAGTGCATAAAACTGCTTTTtctaaaagaaaaaattggtcTTCTAAATTGAATCAACTTAAGGAGGACGCCACTATTGCTAGTGATGATCAGCAGATTTACCCAGAAAATTTTGTTATCAATGATACGCTAAACAATCTGATTACATTGATAATACGTGATTTCGTTGATCTTTGGTATAAGAGGGTATCAGGGGACAAGCTATTCCAATCCTCATTATTTCATGAACTAAGCTACGTTACAAAACAGTTAAAGGAGCGTCTTGTGGAAGTCGACTTCTCTGATTTAACTATTCATACACTTATACCACTACTGAATGATCACATTGAGAAAATTATGGTGGCCCATGAAGTAACAAGGGTatcaaaaattgaaggTAAGATATTGCAAAAGATAAAAACAACGGCCGATGATTATGTTCTTGCGTCACATTATAATCGAGGTAAGTTGCATCAAGGCATCAAACTGAGATCCGATGACCCTGAAAAagacttgaaaaaatatctgAATAGATTGGCGTCAAAGATGCTTCCTCATCTTTtagaagaggaggaggtCAATTCTGCTCCAATAAGGATTTTAGTAGGAGAGATTCTTTCCTCATTCGTGTTGTTACCGGTTTGCATGATGCTTTCTGAGCCAGAATTTTACAATGAGTTACTTGTGTCGGTACTAAACAGACAAATGAAAGATAGAATTGACGTAAAGCGATTTAGAAATGTGTTAAGAAAACATTCAACGACATTTGATACCGGGAGACAGATAAATCATCCTTTTTTGGAGATAATGCCTTACCATTTGAGTCTTAGTACATCTAAAACCGAATTTGAGTTACTACACAATATAGTGGAAAAAACTAATGATAGAGACACGCTTTTGAAGTTCAAGTATTTTATGATTTTGCAGCATGAAAAGATCTTGGAACCGGTAAAAGAAGCTTCAAGTGATCCAAAGTTGCAACAAAAGTATATTAAACGATTCGATATGCTCATTGGAATGATAAACAATAAGCTCAGCAAAATAATGCAAGAGCAACTACCTAAAGTAGCTTCTGAAGGTAATCTAAGTGAATTCAACCAACAAATTACAGGACTTCCAACTATTCAGaaagagtttgaatttCATGAGATATTGTTGTCCTCTACAAagcttgatttttttaagGAATTCATGAAGAGTCGAGGCGACAGATATCTCATACTTCAGTTCTGGGTCGAAGCTAATGATTTGAGAAATCCACTAGAGTATGTAAACTATAGTTATGATGCGCCAGAAAATATAGAGAGCCAGCCGGTTAGTAATAAAATCAAGCCcaatgaagaagacaaTGCAGAAGATAATTATGAAACAAACACACTTTTCTTTGACAAACAACTCTCTCAGGCAGAggatattgaaagaatttATAATGAatattttagtttttcGGTAATGAAAATACCACCACAAGTACATTTGGTAGTGGAAAGGTTTGTGAAGAGTGAATTTGCTGATGTTTTGCTATATCATAGAGCAaggaaaaatatttttaaaCTCCAGGAATTTGAGTATTTTCGGATGATGAAAAGCGATTTTGTTGCCTTCAAAACCTCACCCATGTGGACTAAAATGATAATCGAAGAAGCTGTGAATAGAAACAAGACTACGATTTCAAAGATCGAAGCCATATCATTACATGATTTTGTAAGCAATGATAAACTTGCCAGTTTAATTGAAAGTGGCAGTGTCGACGATGAAAATTATGGAGACCCTTTGGAAAAATATTCCGAAAGAGAGGGAAACGGCAATTATGTCGATGTAAACGTTAGTGGGAAAGTTAGTAATAAGGTAATCAAAGCTGTTGAGGATGCTTTGAATGAAATCACGACCGCTTCTGCATTCAAATCCCAGCTTGACTATGTaaacaatgaaaagaagaattcACGTCTTGTCAGTGACGACGTTGCTAAGGATTTGTTTGGATCAGATGACAGAGACAATGACTTGTTTGGAAGTAATAGTCTTCCTCCCTTAAATGATACCGAAGATGATCTAGTACcttcaattgatgatgcAGCTTCTACAGCTAGCGAGTCCACTGATCAAATGGAATCCAGTGATTTGCAGGAAGTACCTGATGATTTAAATCTAAGTGAACAAATAGCTAAACTTAACGTTGAAGTTGAGAGATTAGAGCAGCAAAAATCAATTATCAATACTTTGTTACAGAAAGCAGAAATAATCAACAACGTTCCAGaactgaaaattttgaagaaatcttTTATAagtttggaaaaagaattgaagCTAAAAGTGATGCAGAAAGAACAATACGTCGTgcaagaaggaaaaaactCATTATACCAGAAGTCAGCGGTTGATATTCTCAACGTAATTTCCACAAAGGataaaaatgggaaaaGTTTTACTATGTATGTTATAAAGGTCGTTAAGTTTACAGATAGTGATTTGTCTAGAATTGCAGCATCATGGATGGTTACGAGAAGGTATAGCCAATTCTACTTTTTACATAACTACCTTAAGAAAACATACCCTGAAGTTAGCGATATCGAGTTCCCAAAGAAAAGGCTTGTTGTTAAATTCATGCAAAATCCTTTAATCGAAGAGCGTCAAATGAAACTAAGAGCATATTTGCAAGAACTtatcaagaacaagaaTGTGTGTACAGACAGTGTATTCCGCAACTTCTTATCCAGTGAAATTTTTTCAGCTTCACATTCCACCAACACAAGTACCATAAGGCCTCCCAAATCAGATACATCAGGCACCAAACTATACAACGTGGTATCCACACAAGCACTATACCCTTTactttctttgataaatcaaaaaggcATTATTGATTACCAACTGAGTGGGTTTGAGAAGAACCTGTTTTTTTCCGATACTCATGAAATCGGTGTTGATCAAGAAGTGAAAACGAAAgatatttcatttttcaagccCATTGGAGATCTAATTGTCACAATATTTCACCTTAACAATTCTACGAGCTGGTTAAGAGGCAAAGCATTGGTTCTTCTCTTTCAGCAGGTATTTGGCTCAACAGTAGAAAAGGTCGTTCGCTCAAATATTGATGGTAAATTAAAGCAGGAGGAAACAGTGTCAGATTTATTGACTACGCTCCAGGATAAGTTGTGGCCCAATGGTACTTTCAGAGAAAGATCTAAGCCACGatcatcaattgataaagaaagaCACAAACAACAAGTAAGATATCTACTACATGCGTTTCTCAGAGACACATCGGCGAAAATCTTTGGCCAAACAGCAGCTAAGGAAGCTGCAGAAactatttttctttcatttcaaaatgagTTACTAAACCGTCATttaatattatcaatacTTGATGAGATTATGCTTAAGATATTCCCAGAACTTACAAGCACAGACTAG
- a CDS encoding uncharacterized protein (PKUD0C04990; Pfam Domains: Acyltransferase(3.2e-06)) — MFQLVYELLDWFLQIVVDIFFREVSIRGSFNFPSSGPTIVVIAPHANQYLDAAISVLSAKVVSNRQVFMIEAASSYRNSWMSLWSKWSGAIPVERPQDLLAPKDGIIRFANYPTDQLTIVGENTHFLRDCGPKGLIGLPNKAGNVKIAQIVSDTKLVLASKMKKQAGIELLLKGTTYMFAPRIDNSQLFEKVFDALKEGTCIGIAPEGGSHDRPELLEFKPGVALMALGAVAKYSDINVTIVPCGLNYFHPHKFRSRAVVEYGTPIVVGQERVQSYKNDSRKAVSDLMAEITAAMNLVTTQAPDYETLQVIQAVRRLYSYGRFHRPPLPVVVEMNRNLLIGYKEFKDDPKVIHLRDSVLDYNHKLRTFGLKDHQLEDASLNKLQTFQLLIKRVCLLLFYGVLSLPGTILFSPIFITCSVMSKKKQKIALSKSVVKINATDVLASWKVLIALFFAPVCYFIYSVTSVLLIIHYELLPDTTRSFSGKILIFCVSWAVLVCTTYSAFKMGEVGMDIYKSILPLVLFLSPFSQQLVKLKEERKNLSIEVTELINELGPKVFKKFNETFIDDLKEQVEQEEEEIRSNSRSRSTSRSRSASRSRSSSKLRLIQNSGSLHNPTPSLSRTSSNYSGFSNFDGSDDHGKLPDFSHVSIFSDQLQMPDSETSATSSFENISSFNEALSTGVETSSLTEKIKKAVIQRNLESESQEK; from the coding sequence ATGTTTCAACTAGTTTATGAACTTTTGGATTGGTTTCTCCAAATTGTGGTTGATATATTCTTCAGGGAAGTATCCATCAGAGGTTCCTTTaactttccttcttctgGCCCAACAATTGTTGTGATTGCGCCACATGCTAATCAATACTTGGATGCCGCAATTTCGGTGCTGTCTGCTAAAGTTGTTTCCAATAGGCAGGTTTTCATGATTGAAGCTGCTTCGTCCTATAGGAATTCATGGATGAGTCTTTGGAGTAAATGGTCTGGCGCTATACCTGTGGAGAGACCACAAGATTTGCTGGCGCCAAAAGACGGAATCATCAGATTCGCAAATTATCCAACTGATCAGTTGACAATCGTGGGAGAGAACACACATTTCCTGAGAGATTGTGGTCCCAAGGGCTTGATTGGGTTGCCGAACAAAGCTGGTAATGTTAAAATTGCCCAAATTGTTAGTGATACCAAATTGGTTTTGGCCAGTaaaatgaagaaacagGCGGGAATTGAGTTGCTTTTGAAGGGAACTACCTATATGTTTGCCCCAAGAATTGACAATTCtcaattgtttgaaaaagtgtTTGATGCATTGAAGGAAGGAACGTGTATTGGGATCGCCCCAGAAGGAGGATCTCACGACCGTCCAGAATTACTGGAATTTAAACCGGGTGTTGCACTAATGGCGCTAGGGGCAGTGGCGAAATATTCCGACATAAATGTTACAATCGTTCCATGTGGTTTGAATTATTTTCATCCTCATAAGTTCAGATCTAGAGCAGTTGTTGAATATGGAACTCCAATTGTCGTTGGCCAAGAGAGGGTTCAATCATACAAAAATGATTCCAGGAAGGCAGTATCTGATCTAATGGCCGAAATAACAGCTGCCATGAATCTTGTCACTACTCAGGCTCCAGATTATGAAACTTTACAAGTCATTCAGGCTGTCCGCCGTTTATATTCGTATGGCCGATTTCATCGACCACCACTCcctgttgttgttgaaatgaATAGAAATTTGCTTATAGGATACAAGGAGTTCAAAGATGATCCAAAGGTTATCCACTTGAGGGATTCCGTATTAGATTACAACCACAAGCTTAGAACATTTGGACTCAAGGATCACCAGCTAGAGGATGCGTCTCTCAACAAATTACAGACTTTCCAgttattgataaaaagaGTCTGTTTGCTACTATTTTATGGTGTATTGAGTTTACCAGGCACCATTCTCTTTTCACCAATTTTCATTACCTGTTCAGTCATGTctaaaaagaaacaaaaaatagCATTGTCCAAATCAGTAGTCAAGATTAATGCCACTGACGTCTTAGCATCATGGAAAGTATTAAttgctttattttttgCACCtgtttgttattttatttattctgTTACCAGTGTTTTGTTAATAATTCACTATGAATTGCTCCCGGACACAACTAGATCTTTCTCAGGAAAGATTCTCATATTTTGTGTGTCATGGGCAGTTTTGGTTTGTACAACTTACTCGGCTTTTAAAATGGGAGAAGTAGGAATGGATATCTACAAATCAATTTTACCCTTAGTTCTTTTCCTTTCACCATTCTCCCAGCAATTAGTAAAGTTAAAGGAAGAGCGGAAGAATCTCTCCATAGAAGTTACAGAATTGATTAACGAGCTTGGGCCAAAAGtgttcaaaaaattcaatgaaacttttattgatgatttgaagGAGCAAGTTgagcaagaagaagaagaaatcagaTCAAATTCTAGATCCAGGTCTACCTCTAGATCTAGATCAGCTTCAAGATCCAGATCATCATCCAAGTTAAGATTAATACAAAACTCTGGTTCGCTGCACAATCCTACCCCGTCCTTAAGTAGAACAAGCTCCAACTACTCtggattttcaaactttgacGGATCAGACGACCATGGCAAACTTCCTGATTTTAGCCATGTTTCTATCTTCTCTGATCAGTTGCAAATGCCAGATTCAGAAACTTCTGCTACatcaagttttgaaaatatttcatcttTTAATGAAGCTTTATCAACTGGCGTTGAAACGAGTAGCTTAACcgaaaaaataaaaaaagcTGTTATACAAAGGAACCTTGAAAGTGAAAGTCAAGAAAAGTGA